From Clostridium sp. SY8519:
ACCTGATACGCCGGCATGCCATACAACGAAGCCGGAGTAAGCGGAGGCAATCAGCAGGCGGTAGTCTACGTTTTTCACCTGTTTTGCAACTTCTTTTGCCAGGATTGCGCCGACAACCAGACCGAAGCCCCAGTTTAACCAGCAGCAGATGGTGGAAACGACGGTAACAAACATGATTGCCTGAACCGGACGTTTCGGAATAGATGCTAAGCGGACAATACCGCGATGTACTGCCGGCGCGTTTGCCAGGGCGGTACCGAGTACGAGTACAAGAGCCATCTGCATGGAGAATGCAAGCAAGGACCAGAATCCGGATCCCCATGCGGATGCCACCTGAATGGGATTCATGCCCGTGACAGGCATGCAGGCCACGAATACTACGATGGTCAGTATGATGCAGAAGATAAATGCGTCGGGCAGTAATCTTTGCACAATACGCACGCAGCCATTTGTGAATTTCTTGAACATAAATGACACCCCTCTTTCAAATTAGATAACAAAATTACTCACTTCACCCGTTTTTGCTAGTGTAACTTTAGCACATTTGCACACTAACTGTATACCAAGTATACATTTATTCAAATGGAAAAGCAATAGATTCCGGTGAATATGGCAGATTTTTTTACATGAAAGTGTATTTTTTCTGTAATGAATAAAAAAAGTACCTGGTGTTATCAGATAAAAAATGCCTTTTCTTCTGTTTTCGGTACAAACAGAAGAAAAGGCACTGGCAAACCAGACAGTCATAGGACTGCAGGAGCAAAAAACGATCAGTTTTCTTCCCGGTAGCGGGAGAATTTCGTCAGGTCATAGTCTGCAAGGTTTTCGTGGATCGTGCGTTTGTCCGCGCGGGCAATCATTTTTTTCCGGTCCCGGACAGCCTTTGCGCTGTCATCCCGGGCGCTGGGACCGTGGAAGCATCCGCCGTCGCAGGCCATGCCTTCGATAAATTCCTCCGGAAGCCGGCCGAGGGAGGCAAGCTTTAAAGCTTTTTTGCATTCTGCTCCGCCGCAGACTTTCAGAATGGAAAGATCTTCCTGATAGCCCTCTTCCTTGAGGTATTCTACGCAGGAATCCGCCACGCCGCCGGCAAATGCGTACATTTTTCCGAAGACACTGGCCCGCTGATAGTCCTCCTCCATGGGTTCCAGAGTGACTCCCCGGGCCCGCAGGATCGCGTTGATTTCAGAAAAGGAAATGGCGTAGTCCGCATTGCCGGGAATTTTCTGATCAATAATTTCGGATTTTTTTGCGACACAGGGTCCGATGAAGACGGTGACCGCGTCCGGATGTTCCGCCTTAATCAGACGGGAGGTCTGGCACATCGGGCTGACAGCGGTGGAAACCTTGTCGGCCAGTTCCGGATAATGACGGTAGATCATATTGACAAATCCGGGGCAGCAGGAAGTCGTGCGCATTTCACCCTTTTCGTGGGCTTCCTTCCAGTCTACCGCCTCGGCGGAAGTGGTCAGGTCAGCGCCGAGCCCCACTTCTACATAGTCGGTGAATCCCACTTCTTTTAATGCTTTGCGCCAGCTGGCCATGGTGATGCCTTCCCCATACTGTCCTTCGATGGAAGGAGCGGCCATGGCATAGACTTCTTTTTCGGATTTCAATGCTTCGATGACATCCACCAGCCAGTATTTGGAACGGATTGCCGCGAAAGGACAGTGGGTGATGCACTGGCCGCAGCGGATGCATTTATCTTCCAGAATAACGGAAAGGCCATTTTCGTCATAGGTCAGGGCATCCACTGGACAGCTGGATTTGCAGGGGCGTTCCAGATGGGCGATGGCGTTAAAGGGGCATGCTTTCGCGCACATGCCGCATTCTTTGCATTTGTTCGGATCAATGCGGGACCGTTTGTCGCCTACGGAAATGGCGCCGAAGCGGCAGGCACTCTGACAGGGCTTGCCTACACAGTTCTGACAGTTGTCTGTAACGACGTAGCTGGAAATGGGGCAGTCCGCGCAGGCTGGCTCTATGACCTGGATGATATTGCCGTCATCCTTCGGGCCGGCGGATTTGCCCATGGCAAGACGCACACGCTGACGTACGATTTCACGCTCTTTGTATACGCAGCAGCGGTAGTGGGGAAGGGTACCCGGCACAATGGTGTCCGGAATGTACTCGGCTTTTTCGTCCAGCGTTCCCTCAAATGCGAGCCGGGCAACTTCATACATAACTTCATGCTGCAGATGTTTGATTGTTCCTGGTTTAGCCATAGCGATTCTCCTTTACCTGATTTTTTCTTAATCATACCATAAGAGTCTCCGGAATATCAGAGTAAAAAGGTACCAAATCTGATGCAATGTATTCTGTATACATTAAAAAACAAATGTTTAACAATCTCTGAAACAGAAATATCATTCCCCTGCTGCAGTGCAGATTGTCACCGGATGGAAATCGCTGTATAATGAGGACATTAGAACAGAAAGAGAGGACATATTTTCGAATGGCAATTTTATCTATCTTATTGGCCATATTGATTGTCTGGCTGATCTGCTCAATCATTTTTGGTTTGATCAAACTGTTTTTGAAATTTTTCTGGATTATACTGGTCATTGCAGTGATTGCGGTGGCCTGCAGCGCAATATAACTGTCCGACCGGACCGCATGATCCGGAGCATAGGGAGCAACAGGATGAAGAAGATGAAAAGAAAGAAACTTGCAGCCATAGGGATCAGCGGCGCGCTGGCAGTCAGTATGCTTTGTCTGCCGGCAGCGCCTGCACAGGCAGCCACAAAAAAGACACTGTATCTTCCGGATAAGATTACGGGAAACATGTACCATTCCGGCAAAACCTATACCGTGACATATCGGTATGATTATACAAAAACCGGAATCCTGAAGAAATCCGTGATTTCGATACCGTCTCTGAACGCTTCGGTTACGCTGACCTATCGCTGCAACAGCAGAAAACAGATTGTCCGGGCAAGTGAGCGCACCCGGTTTGTCAGATCCTCTGATATCACAGGGGTGTATCGATATCAGTATAACCGGGCAGGATATGTGATCCGGCGGAAGTCCTATGATTCTTCGGGGGCTTATGCGGGCCGTGTGAACTATGGGTATAACAGGAAACACCAGCTGATTTCCGAAAAGCAGTACAATGCCAGGGGAAGGCTGCAGCAGAAGACAGCCTATCGCTGTGATGCCAGGGGAAATTATACCGGATACCGGGATTACGATGCTTCCGGCAAAGTGACGGATGTAGGGGTGATCCGTTCGGTCATCCGGTCCGGGCGCGTCAGATCGTCAAAAGAGTATGTCAATGGAAAAAAGGTATCGGTACAGACGTATCACTACAGAAAATTCCGCTTGTCAGGCAGCAGTTACAAAACAGCCAAACGGCAGCTGAATTCCAGCCTGGCGTATCTGATATGATTCTTACCAGCTGGAATATTTTCAGGAGGAGCGTATGGACAGCAGCAAGCAGAATGCGGCGGCCAGGGCAGAAGCAGCCGGCCGATATTTTACCGAAGGGTATAACTGTTCTCAGTCCGTGCTCCTGGCCTTTGCGGATCTTCTGCCGGTGGAGCCGGGGCTCCTGACCCGGATGGCTTCTTCCTTTGGCGGCGGTATGGGCAGGCTTCGGGAAGTCTGCGGAGCCGTCAGCGGGATGTTTCTGGCGGCAGGCATGCTGTATGGCTATGAAGGACCGGAGACGGGGGCGCCGAAGGCGGAACATTACCGCAGGATCCAGGAACTGGCGGCCGCTTTTGAAGCCGAAAACGGCTCCATTGTATGCCGGGAGCTTCTGAATCTGCGGTGCAGGAGGGATCTTCCGGAGCCGGAAGCCCGGACAGAAGAATATTATCGCGGGCGTCCCTGCAGAGAACTGGTGAAAAGCGCGGCCGGGATACTCGGCGCATATATCCGGAATCATCCGGAATACCGGATGGCCGGCAGCGGAGGGCGGCAGGCGGAAACAGCAGAAAAAGAAACAGGACGATAACAGCAAGGAGGCTGACAGATGGGGAAACCGGTCTGTTGGCCTTCCTTTACTGCATAAGAGTAATACAGAAATCCATCCGGAACAGGGATGAGAAAACAGCGAGATTGGAGAAAACAAAATGAAACACGGATTTTTGAAAGTTGCGGCGGCATCCCCGAAAGTGACAGTGGCAGACTGCGGAGCCAATTGTGTGGAAATCCTTCAGACCATACAGCAGCTGGCGGAGGAACAGGTGAAACTGGCAGTATTTCCGGAACTGTGTCTGACGGGATATACCTGCAATGATTTGTTCCTGCAGGGAAGAATGCTGACGGAAGCCAGGGAACAGCTGGCCAGGATTCAGCGGGAAACGGCCCATCTGGATCTGATCGCAGCCATCGGGCTTCCGCTGGAACACGCCGGAAAGCTCTACAATGTGGCGGCTGTGATCAACAGAGGCCGTCTGCTGGCCCTGATTCCGAAGCGTTTTATTCCGAATTACAATGAGTTTTATGAACGGCGTTACTTTGAGCCGGGCAGGGCGGAAGCGGAATGGATTGAAATCAACGGGGAAAAGGTTCCCTTCGGCATGAATATTCTGATCGACGTACCGGAACTGCCCCATCTGGTAATCGGCACGGAACTCTGTGAGGATCTGTGGGTTCCCTGCCCGCCGAGTATCGGACACGCACAGGCCGGAGCTTCCGTAATTCTGAATCTGTCAGCCAGCAATGAGATGGTGGGCAAAGAGGCTTACCGCAGGCAGCTGGTTGCCGGTCAGTCAGCCAGACTGGTCAGCGCCTATCTCTATGCCTCCGCAGGCTATGGCGAATCCACCCAGGATCTGGTGTTCGGCGGTCATGACATGATTGCGGAAAACGGTACCCTGCTGAAAGAATCCCGGCGCTATGGGAACAGCACCATTATTACAGAGATTGACCTGGACCGGATTGCCTTTGAGCGCCGGCGCATGAGTTCCTATCCGGCCGGAGACCGTTCCGCGTATGTGACCGTTCATGGATCCCTGCAGATCAAGGATACGAAGCTGACCAGGCAGTTTGAGGCTCATCCGTTTGTTCCGCAGGATATTCATCAGCGGGAGGAACGCTGTCAGGATATCCTGACCATGCAGGCCATGGGACTGGCAAAACGTCTGGATCATATCCATGCTTCTTCTGTTGTCATCGGGATTTCCGGCGGCCTGGATTCCACGCTGGCGCTGCTGGTGACGGCCCGGGCCTTTGATCTTCTGAAACTTTCCCGCACGGGAATCCATGCGGTGACCATGCCCTGTTTCGGCACGACGGACCGGACCTATCAGAATGCCTGCCTGCTGACCGAGCGGATTGGCGCCCATCTGATGGAGATTCCCATTCGTGATGCGGTGAACCAGCATTTCCGCGATATCGGTCAGGATGCGTCTGTGCATGATGTGACATATGAAAACGGGCAGGCAAGAGAGCGGACCCAGGTACTGATGGACATTGCCAATAAAGAGAATGGAATTGTCATCGGAACCGGGGATCTGTCTGAGCTTGCGCTGGGCTGGGCCACCTATAACGGGGATCATATGTCCATGTATGCGGTAAATGTATCCATCCCGAAAACACTGGTGCGTTATCTGGTGCGCTTCTATGCAGATACCTGCGGGGATCCGGCGCTGGCAGCCGTGCTGGATGATATCCTGGATACACCCGTAAGTCCGGAACTGATCCCGCCGGAAGAAGGAGAAATCAGCCAGAAAACCGAAGACCTGGTGGGGCCCTATGAACTCCACGACTTTTTCCTGTACTATATGCTGCGGGCAGGATATGAACCGGATAAGATCTTCCGCATCGCCTGCGATACGTTTGCCGGTATCTATCAGAAAGAGACGATTCATCACTGGCTGCGGGTATTTTACCGCCGGTTTTTCAGCCAGCAGTTCAAGCGTTCCTGCCTGCCGGACGGCCCGAAAGTCGGTTCGGTGGCTCTGTCTCCCCGAGGAGATCTTCGGATGCCTTCGGATGCATCCAGCGAAATCTGGATGCGGAAGCTGAACGAAATGAATGGACTGTCCGGTACAGATGACAGGAAATAACCGGGACGCCGGGATTTAGACAGGAAATTTCCTGATACATAAAAATACTTCCGGCTTGTTAAGTATACATTACCGCGCACTTGAATAGTTTACCAGACAGGTATATAATTCGCTTGAACTGTCAAAACATACATAATTGAGAGGTTTTGTATTGTTTCGATCAGAAGATAGAAAACTCATTGGCAGGAAAGGAGAATTTATGAAAAAGCCAAAGACAGGCAAGTATCGAAGTCTGGTCAGCGCATTCCTGTGCTGTGCACTTCTGGCAGGCTTGCTGCCAACGGCGGTGTATGCGGATACTTCCCCGGTGGAAGAGCATTCTGCAAATACTGTTCAGACGGACGAAACGGCAGACGGTTCCTCAAACAAGGGATCAGACCGGAGGGAGGATCGTTCCGCAGCGGTATCGAATGATTCCGCCTCGTCAGATACGAAAGCTGCGGCAAAAGAATCCGCTGCGGGAAAAACGGATGCTGCAGACGGGAAGAAAGATCAGAAATCCGAACAGCCTTCGGATGCGTCCAGACAGACTTCTTCCGGAAATGATGCAGAAGAGAAAGCTGCGGAATCATCAGAGAAGAAGACGGCTGCACAGGCGGATGAGGGCAGGCATGCAGCGGAATCTGAAAAAGGTACGGTGCAGCTGAAGGCATCTACGGGATCCAGGGTGGATGTACAGACCGCCTTTTCCGGAAAAACATTTGAAACCACACCGAAGCTTACCGTGTCAGATGTTTCCGAACAGGAAGCGGAGGCAGCGGTAAAAAAAGCCCTGGGCAGGGATACGAAAGTACTGGGTGCCGTGGGGGCAGATATTACATTTCTTGCGAACGGGCAGGAAGTACAGCCGGCAGACGGCGCGCAGGTATCTGTCACGATGAAGTGGCAGGACCCGCTGGCAGAAAAAGAGAAGAATGTATCTTACGTGCTGATTCATGTACACAATGGAGAAGCGGCACGGATGAAATCGGCTGAGGTATCGGATACCAGGGTATCGTTTTCCGCAGACAGTTTTTCGGAGTATATTGCGGCGGCAGTACAGGATACCGGCGAAGCCGGAACCGCGCAGGCCAATGCATCGGATACCAGGATCAAGATTGATTACGACGAAAAAACCGATATCCATTCGGTGGATAATGGAAACATTATCCTGTTCTGCATGAACAACCAGATGCACTGGCCCCATGATACGCCCACGTTTCAGGCGCCGGAATATGTATCCGTGGATTTTAATGATTTCTTTAAAGACAAGGAAAATGCGGCAGAACTGGCACAGCGCCTGAAGGTTCTCCTCTATGCCGGGTATCCCTATAACGGACTGGGGCTTTATGAAATTTCGGATCATGGAACCATTTCTGAGGCAGAGTTCAATCTTTTGCTGAACCCGCCGGAGTGGATCCGGACGGATTTCCCGGACAGTATTGGCAGTGAAACCTTTACCTATGCGGATTTAAAGGACCCTGCCAAGATGGCAAAACTGGACCAGTTCATCAAGGCAAGCGGAACTCTGTTACATGGAGAAAAAACAGCATCCGGCCGTACCTATCAGGAGGTAAGCAGTCTTCCCTTCTGGAAAGCGGCATACTGCATGACACAGTTTTCATCGGATCCGCGGGAAGCTTATACGCAGATTTATAATTCCGGATATTATGTGACAGAATCCCAGGCATATGTAAATACTTCTCATGCCGTCTGGAAGCTGATGTATGACTATGGAGTAGATCATAATAACATCAGTTCTCTCAGCGGTTTTGAACTGGCAGATAATCTGCTGAAGGCATCCACAGATGAAAAAATCCTGGAAAACGAACCGACTTCCGATGCGCTCAGCATTTCCGGAAACAGTACCTTTACTTATGATCCGGATCAGAAAATCTGGCAGACCGGTACGCTGACCCTGAAAGCGCCGGAGAATTATCACGGCAAATTCACACTTACACTGCCAGCGGGCGTATCCACGGAAGACGGAAGCACCACGGTACAGCCGGGAGAGAGTTTCCGGCTGATATCCACAAAGACACCGGAAGATCAGAGTACCGTCTCGTTATCTGCGTCGCTGGTGTGGATGGATGGCGGCCTTCGTATGTATACACCGGCTGCTGCAGCGACAGCTTCTGACGGCAAAGGCTTTCAGAACATGATCGGCGCGGTGATCCGGAAGAAAGAGGTTTCCGCATCTGTGACTCTGAGTCGGAAAGATGACACAACGGCGGTTTCCGTGGAAAAGGTATGGAAGGATGGAGACAACCAGGACGGCATCCGTCCGGAGAAAGTAACCATTCACCTGCTGGCAGACGGAAACGACACGGGAAAGAGTGTCACGCTGAATGCGGATAACAACTGGAAGGCAACTTTCACGGATCTGGATGTGTATGCGTCCGGCAAAAAAATTGCTTATACGGTAAGTGAAGACGGCGTCAAGAATTATGATGCAGAAATCACCGGAACCGCCAAGGACGGATATACAGTAACCAATACCCACGCACCGGAGCAGACCAGCGTATCCGTGGAAAAGGTATGGAAGGATGGAGACAACCAGGACGGAATCCGCCCGGAGAAGGTAACCATCCACCTGCTGGCGGACGGAAAAACCACCGGAAAGAGCGTTACGCTGAATGCGGATAACAATTGGAAAGCATCGTTTGATGATTTGGCCGTATATAATTCGGGAAAGGAGATTGCCTATACGGTAACGGAAGACGAGGTAAACGGCTATACTCCGGAAGTATCCGGAACCGCCAAGGACGGTTATACCGTAACTAATATCCATACACCGAAAAAAAATGGAAATCCGTCAGATCCAGCGGATCATAACGGGAAAAAACCGACGGCTCCGACGGATACCGGAAAAGGTTCCGTGTCCAATGGAACAGGAACTGGAACAGAAACAGGGACAGGAACTGGAACGGAAACAGCAAGTCAGCCCAATACGAGTGATACAAATGCCTTTGCCGGCTATGCCGGCCTTCTGGCAGCCGCCCTGGCGGCAGGCGCTGGATCCCTGATCTGGTACAGAAAAAAACGGAAGATCAGCAAGTAAAAAGAATGGGTGGAACGGGAAAATCCCCAGACCATAACAAATGATATACGGCCCCCGGCAGGACATGGAAATGAACATGTCCTGTCCGGGGGCCGTGTATGTTACAGGATCCGGGGACTATTTTGTGTTCATTCGATGGTAAAACGCAGGCCGGCAGTAAGCGGAACCACACGGTCTCCCAGTTCCTCTTTCAGCCATTTCATGGCAATTGCGCCGGTACAGTGTCCGGTATAGATGCGCTGCAGTCCGCAGGACCGGATGCAGTCGGCCAGATTGCGGACTTCTTCCCGGCTATAGAGGCAGGCTTCCGCGCCGTGCTTTTTTGCGCGCATATGCAGGCCGCCGCAGAAGGCCAGAAGCGGCTGCTCCGGAAACTGCTGACGGACTTCCCGCAGGATCACTTCCAGTCCGCTGTGGGAACAGCTGTTGCAGATTACCAGTCCCTGATCCAGGCAGAAAACAAGGCTGAGTTCATGGGAAAAATCATCCGGAATCAGGCCGCCGTCTGACTGGCGAAAAAGATGGGCGCGCTGCGCAATGGTGGAGAGCCCGGGCGTAGAATGGGGCAGCAGCCAGATGCCATCGGCGATGGATACTGGTTCCCGTACCGCGAGAAACCGCTCTTTGTGGGAAAGAACAGAGGCCGGAACGCCAATGGAGCGTGTGGAGCTGTCAGTATGAAAAAAGAATGGTCGGTCGTAGCCGTCAGCCGCGTAAACAGGAGCATACGCGTTTTGCGCAAAGAAAGTCGCCAGGCCGCCGCCGTGGTCGTAATGGCCGTGGGAAAGCACTGCGGTCTGCACCTGACCCAGATCGATGCCCATCTGCCGGGCGTTGCGGGCAAAACAGTCACTCTGACCGGCGTCCAGCAGGATACAGTGGTCTTTGTACCGGATCAGGAGACTGAGTCCGTGTTCGGCGGTAAGAGACGGATCTCCTGCAGTATTTTCAGTCAGTACGGTAATATTCATAAATGCCCCCTTTCAGATGTCACAGTTTCTGGCTTTATCATAGCACAGCCGGCAGGCGGATGAAATATTCCCGGTGTGTATTTACTTTTCCTGTTTCCACTTTATAATTGAAGATAGTTGACACGACAGAGAAAGGACAGATCGTATGGCACTCAGATACATTGTGGGAAGCTCCGGAAGCGGAAAATCGGATTACCTGTACCGGGAACTGCTGGCACAGGCAGATCAGAATCCGGATCGGAATTTTTATCTTATTGTTCCGGAACAGTTTACAATGCAGACACAGAAAGAGCTGGTCCGGCGAGCAGAACAGCACGTTATAATGAATATTGATGTGGTGAGCTTTGAGCGTCTGGCGTTTCGGATTTTTGAAGAAACAGGCAGAACGCAGAAGATTCTGGAGGATACCGGAATCCGCCTGATTCTGCGCAAACTGGCCCAGGAACAGAAGGAAAATCTTACGGTATTCCGGGCGAATATCGGACGGATGGGCTATATTGACCAGATGAAATCCATGCTGTCGGAACTGGTGCAGTACGGCGTCACACCGGAAGATCTG
This genomic window contains:
- a CDS encoding 4Fe-4S dicluster domain-containing protein gives rise to the protein MAKPGTIKHLQHEVMYEVARLAFEGTLDEKAEYIPDTIVPGTLPHYRCCVYKEREIVRQRVRLAMGKSAGPKDDGNIIQVIEPACADCPISSYVVTDNCQNCVGKPCQSACRFGAISVGDKRSRIDPNKCKECGMCAKACPFNAIAHLERPCKSSCPVDALTYDENGLSVILEDKCIRCGQCITHCPFAAIRSKYWLVDVIEALKSEKEVYAMAAPSIEGQYGEGITMASWRKALKEVGFTDYVEVGLGADLTTSAEAVDWKEAHEKGEMRTTSCCPGFVNMIYRHYPELADKVSTAVSPMCQTSRLIKAEHPDAVTVFIGPCVAKKSEIIDQKIPGNADYAISFSEINAILRARGVTLEPMEEDYQRASVFGKMYAFAGGVADSCVEYLKEEGYQEDLSILKVCGGAECKKALKLASLGRLPEEFIEGMACDGGCFHGPSARDDSAKAVRDRKKMIARADKRTIHENLADYDLTKFSRYREEN
- a CDS encoding C-GCAxxG-C-C family protein, with amino-acid sequence MDSSKQNAAARAEAAGRYFTEGYNCSQSVLLAFADLLPVEPGLLTRMASSFGGGMGRLREVCGAVSGMFLAAGMLYGYEGPETGAPKAEHYRRIQELAAAFEAENGSIVCRELLNLRCRRDLPEPEARTEEYYRGRPCRELVKSAAGILGAYIRNHPEYRMAGSGGRQAETAEKETGR
- a CDS encoding NAD(+) synthase; this encodes MKHGFLKVAAASPKVTVADCGANCVEILQTIQQLAEEQVKLAVFPELCLTGYTCNDLFLQGRMLTEAREQLARIQRETAHLDLIAAIGLPLEHAGKLYNVAAVINRGRLLALIPKRFIPNYNEFYERRYFEPGRAEAEWIEINGEKVPFGMNILIDVPELPHLVIGTELCEDLWVPCPPSIGHAQAGASVILNLSASNEMVGKEAYRRQLVAGQSARLVSAYLYASAGYGESTQDLVFGGHDMIAENGTLLKESRRYGNSTIITEIDLDRIAFERRRMSSYPAGDRSAYVTVHGSLQIKDTKLTRQFEAHPFVPQDIHQREERCQDILTMQAMGLAKRLDHIHASSVVIGISGGLDSTLALLVTARAFDLLKLSRTGIHAVTMPCFGTTDRTYQNACLLTERIGAHLMEIPIRDAVNQHFRDIGQDASVHDVTYENGQARERTQVLMDIANKENGIVIGTGDLSELALGWATYNGDHMSMYAVNVSIPKTLVRYLVRFYADTCGDPALAAVLDDILDTPVSPELIPPEEGEISQKTEDLVGPYELHDFFLYYMLRAGYEPDKIFRIACDTFAGIYQKETIHHWLRVFYRRFFSQQFKRSCLPDGPKVGSVALSPRGDLRMPSDASSEIWMRKLNEMNGLSGTDDRK
- a CDS encoding Cna B-type domain-containing protein encodes the protein MKKPKTGKYRSLVSAFLCCALLAGLLPTAVYADTSPVEEHSANTVQTDETADGSSNKGSDRREDRSAAVSNDSASSDTKAAAKESAAGKTDAADGKKDQKSEQPSDASRQTSSGNDAEEKAAESSEKKTAAQADEGRHAAESEKGTVQLKASTGSRVDVQTAFSGKTFETTPKLTVSDVSEQEAEAAVKKALGRDTKVLGAVGADITFLANGQEVQPADGAQVSVTMKWQDPLAEKEKNVSYVLIHVHNGEAARMKSAEVSDTRVSFSADSFSEYIAAAVQDTGEAGTAQANASDTRIKIDYDEKTDIHSVDNGNIILFCMNNQMHWPHDTPTFQAPEYVSVDFNDFFKDKENAAELAQRLKVLLYAGYPYNGLGLYEISDHGTISEAEFNLLLNPPEWIRTDFPDSIGSETFTYADLKDPAKMAKLDQFIKASGTLLHGEKTASGRTYQEVSSLPFWKAAYCMTQFSSDPREAYTQIYNSGYYVTESQAYVNTSHAVWKLMYDYGVDHNNISSLSGFELADNLLKASTDEKILENEPTSDALSISGNSTFTYDPDQKIWQTGTLTLKAPENYHGKFTLTLPAGVSTEDGSTTVQPGESFRLISTKTPEDQSTVSLSASLVWMDGGLRMYTPAAAATASDGKGFQNMIGAVIRKKEVSASVTLSRKDDTTAVSVEKVWKDGDNQDGIRPEKVTIHLLADGNDTGKSVTLNADNNWKATFTDLDVYASGKKIAYTVSEDGVKNYDAEITGTAKDGYTVTNTHAPEQTSVSVEKVWKDGDNQDGIRPEKVTIHLLADGKTTGKSVTLNADNNWKASFDDLAVYNSGKEIAYTVTEDEVNGYTPEVSGTAKDGYTVTNIHTPKKNGNPSDPADHNGKKPTAPTDTGKGSVSNGTGTGTETGTGTGTETASQPNTSDTNAFAGYAGLLAAALAAGAGSLIWYRKKRKISK
- a CDS encoding MBL fold metallo-hydrolase, encoding MNITVLTENTAGDPSLTAEHGLSLLIRYKDHCILLDAGQSDCFARNARQMGIDLGQVQTAVLSHGHYDHGGGLATFFAQNAYAPVYAADGYDRPFFFHTDSSTRSIGVPASVLSHKERFLAVREPVSIADGIWLLPHSTPGLSTIAQRAHLFRQSDGGLIPDDFSHELSLVFCLDQGLVICNSCSHSGLEVILREVRQQFPEQPLLAFCGGLHMRAKKHGAEACLYSREEVRNLADCIRSCGLQRIYTGHCTGAIAMKWLKEELGDRVVPLTAGLRFTIE